Proteins encoded in a region of the Rubrobacter aplysinae genome:
- the hemC gene encoding hydroxymethylbilane synthase: MPVTPDTLVLGTRGSKLALVQADSCADALRAAGLEVEVRVIKTTSEHRPDVPLSAIDQRDVFTRQLDEALLGGELDLAVHSLKDVPTEVPEGTGLAAIGERHGTADALVSEAGWTVDELPTGAVVATSSLRRKAQLLWRRPDLSIVDIRGNVDTRIRKMRDGEADALVLAHAGLVRLGLDITVNHTVIPPDVMLPAVGQGALAVAVRQDHPLHGRIRATLNHEPTEKAALAERAMLRALEGGCRLPVGASSVVDESENGGLRLEGIVASPDGAMVYRGEAEGVDPEEVGWRLARDLISQGAETVLAEIREVRS, translated from the coding sequence TTGCCGGTCACGCCGGATACCCTGGTTCTCGGCACCCGGGGCTCCAAGCTGGCCCTGGTACAGGCCGACTCCTGCGCCGACGCTCTGCGGGCGGCGGGCTTGGAGGTCGAGGTCCGCGTTATAAAGACCACCAGCGAGCATCGCCCCGACGTCCCGCTCTCCGCGATAGACCAGCGTGACGTGTTTACCCGCCAGCTCGACGAGGCTCTTCTCGGCGGGGAGCTAGACCTGGCCGTACATTCTCTGAAGGACGTGCCGACCGAGGTGCCGGAAGGAACAGGTCTTGCGGCCATCGGAGAGCGTCACGGTACCGCCGACGCCCTCGTTTCAGAGGCCGGATGGACCGTGGACGAGCTGCCCACCGGCGCAGTCGTGGCGACCTCCAGCCTGCGGCGCAAGGCGCAGCTACTGTGGCGCCGGCCGGATCTCTCCATCGTGGATATCCGGGGCAACGTGGATACCCGAATCCGCAAGATGCGCGACGGGGAGGCCGACGCCCTCGTGCTCGCCCACGCCGGGCTCGTCCGGCTCGGGCTGGACATAACGGTAAACCACACCGTTATACCGCCGGACGTGATGCTGCCCGCCGTCGGTCAGGGAGCCCTCGCCGTGGCAGTTCGGCAAGACCACCCGCTGCACGGCCGCATCCGCGCCACGCTCAACCACGAGCCCACCGAAAAGGCCGCGCTAGCCGAGCGGGCTATGCTGCGGGCGCTGGAGGGCGGCTGCCGCCTGCCCGTAGGCGCGAGCAGCGTGGTGGATGAGTCGGAGAATGGCGGTCTGCGCCTCGAAGGCATCGTGGCCTCGCCGGACGGGGCAATGGTGTACCGCGGCGAGGCCGAGGGGGTGGACCCGGAAGAGGTCGGATGGCGGCTGGCGCGGGATCTCATCTCGCAGGGTGCGGAGACGGTGCTGGCCGAGATCCGGGAGGTCCGGTCGTGA
- the hemA gene encoding glutamyl-tRNA reductase: protein MLVAALGMSHRSAPIEVREKVAFPPCAGRGFVRRLKDEGVVSEAVLLSTCNRTELYAVVEDDGVRSKILDLMAADRGVDRAELEESTYWLTDSEAVGHLYRVSGSLDSMVLGEAQILGQVRDAYRLSTEEQSAGSVLNRLFHTSLRVGKRVRTETGIGDSSLSVPRVAVGLAEDVFGSLAGRKALVLGAGEMSEMVIRNLGERGIGEVRIANRTGARAQELAGRVGGVAVDFESVADELSGVDVIVSSTGSGEWVVGSEDVARAISRRDGPLFFVDIAVPRDVDPVVQTLERAYVYDIDDLQSVVDRNAGEREEAARRAEEIIEPAVFEFMGWMSTLDVVPLIKELRDEAEKVREHEISKALKKADLSAEQAEAVEKMSHSLVNKLLHGPISEIKTRAESNPTESPEARRRMLGLDTGSGVEITLHEEGRDADPGR from the coding sequence GTGCTTGTCGCTGCTCTCGGGATGAGCCACCGCTCGGCCCCGATAGAGGTGCGGGAGAAGGTCGCCTTTCCTCCCTGCGCCGGTCGGGGCTTCGTGCGGCGGCTAAAGGACGAGGGCGTGGTCTCCGAAGCCGTGCTGCTCTCCACCTGCAACCGTACCGAGCTCTACGCCGTTGTCGAGGACGATGGCGTGAGGTCCAAGATACTGGACCTCATGGCCGCGGACCGGGGCGTGGACCGCGCCGAGCTTGAGGAGAGCACCTACTGGCTTACCGACTCCGAGGCGGTCGGGCACCTGTACCGGGTATCGGGCTCGCTGGACTCGATGGTACTGGGAGAGGCCCAGATACTCGGCCAGGTCCGTGACGCCTACCGGCTTTCCACGGAGGAGCAGAGCGCGGGGTCGGTGCTCAACAGGCTGTTCCACACCTCGCTGAGGGTCGGCAAGCGGGTGCGGACCGAGACCGGCATCGGGGATAGCTCGCTGTCCGTGCCCCGGGTCGCGGTAGGGCTCGCCGAGGACGTGTTCGGGAGCCTCGCCGGGCGCAAGGCACTCGTGCTCGGTGCCGGCGAGATGAGCGAGATGGTAATCCGGAACCTGGGGGAGCGCGGCATCGGCGAGGTGCGCATCGCGAATCGCACCGGGGCCCGCGCCCAAGAGCTGGCCGGGCGCGTCGGAGGCGTGGCCGTGGACTTCGAGTCCGTGGCCGACGAGCTATCCGGGGTGGACGTGATCGTGAGCTCTACAGGATCCGGCGAGTGGGTGGTCGGGAGCGAGGACGTGGCCCGGGCGATCTCGCGCCGGGATGGTCCGCTTTTCTTCGTAGACATCGCCGTACCCAGAGACGTGGACCCGGTGGTGCAGACCCTGGAGCGCGCCTACGTCTACGACATAGACGACCTGCAGTCGGTGGTGGACCGTAACGCCGGAGAGCGCGAGGAGGCCGCACGTCGGGCAGAGGAGATCATAGAGCCCGCCGTGTTCGAGTTCATGGGCTGGATGTCCACCCTGGACGTGGTGCCGCTCATAAAGGAGCTTCGCGACGAGGCCGAGAAGGTGCGAGAGCACGAGATCTCCAAGGCCCTCAAGAAGGCGGACCTCTCCGCCGAGCAAGCCGAGGCCGTGGAGAAGATGAGCCACTCGCTGGTGAACAAGCTGCTGCACGGACCCATATCCGAGATCAAGACCCGCGCCGAGTCCAACCCGACGGAGTCCCCGGAGGCGCGCCGCCGCATGCTCGGCCTCGACACCGGGAGCGGCGTGGAGATCACTCTCCACGAGGAGGGCCGGGACGCCGATCCGGGGAGATAG
- a CDS encoding precorrin-2 dehydrogenase/sirohydrochlorin ferrochelatase family protein — MENGTSPLYPVFLELRERLCVVVGGGKVAGRKALGLSRSRALVKVVSPEIDPALESLAAENVESVGIERRKYEAGDLAEATLAFAATDRREVNAAVVREANERGIPVNVADRPSDGDFALPSTLRRGGLQVAVSTGGASPTLARQIRQELEPYFGPEWSGVVSELEEARREGRATDEELERTVRRCLSLLSG, encoded by the coding sequence GTGGAAAATGGTACCTCTCCGCTGTACCCGGTGTTCCTGGAGCTCCGGGAGCGGCTGTGCGTGGTGGTCGGCGGCGGCAAGGTCGCCGGTCGCAAGGCTCTCGGCCTGTCGCGGTCCCGGGCACTGGTAAAGGTCGTGTCGCCCGAGATAGACCCGGCGCTGGAGAGCCTCGCAGCCGAGAACGTCGAGAGCGTCGGGATCGAGCGCCGGAAGTACGAGGCCGGGGATCTCGCGGAGGCGACGCTGGCGTTCGCCGCGACGGACCGCAGGGAAGTAAACGCGGCGGTTGTCCGGGAGGCGAACGAGCGCGGTATCCCGGTCAACGTCGCCGACAGGCCCTCGGACGGGGACTTCGCCCTGCCCTCGACGCTGAGGCGGGGCGGGTTGCAGGTGGCGGTCTCGACCGGTGGCGCGTCGCCGACGCTGGCGCGTCAGATCCGGCAGGAACTGGAGCCCTACTTCGGGCCGGAGTGGTCCGGGGTAGTGTCGGAGTTGGAAGAGGCGCGCCGCGAGGGGCGCGCGACGGACGAGGAGTTGGAAAGGACGGTGCGTAGGTGCTTGTCGCTGCTCTCGGGATGA